The Aggregicoccus sp. 17bor-14 genome window below encodes:
- the dusA gene encoding tRNA dihydrouridine(20/20a) synthase DusA encodes MAALSTQAPNLAPVSVAPMMDWTDRHCRYFHRLISRRALLYTEMVTTGAILHGDRERLLGFSPEEHPVALQLGGSDPAALAESARVGEAWGYDEVNLNVGCPSDRVQSGRFGACLMAEPELVARCVAAMREAVKVPVTVKSRIAIDDMEEWPTLERFVRTVAAAGCTRFIVHARKAWLQGLSPKENRDVPPLRYELVYRLKQERPELDISINGGVKTLEATEEHLRHVDGVMIGRAAYESPYLLAEVDRRFYGDETPVRTRHEVVQAMLPYVEQQRSRGAPLGAMTRHMLGLFGGLAGARAFRRHLSENAHKKGAGPEVLEAALAQLRPAVEAA; translated from the coding sequence ATGGCTGCCCTCTCCACCCAGGCCCCGAATCTCGCCCCCGTGTCCGTCGCGCCGATGATGGACTGGACGGACCGGCACTGCCGCTACTTCCACCGCCTCATCAGCCGCCGCGCGCTGCTCTACACGGAGATGGTGACCACGGGCGCCATCCTGCACGGCGACCGCGAGCGGCTCCTGGGCTTCAGCCCGGAGGAGCACCCGGTGGCCCTGCAGCTGGGGGGCTCGGACCCCGCCGCCCTCGCCGAGAGCGCGCGCGTGGGCGAGGCCTGGGGCTACGACGAGGTGAACCTCAACGTGGGCTGCCCCAGCGACCGCGTGCAGTCGGGGCGCTTCGGCGCGTGCCTCATGGCCGAGCCCGAGCTGGTGGCCCGCTGCGTCGCCGCCATGCGCGAGGCCGTGAAGGTGCCCGTGACGGTGAAGAGCCGCATCGCCATCGACGACATGGAGGAGTGGCCCACGCTCGAGCGCTTCGTGCGCACGGTGGCCGCCGCCGGCTGCACCCGCTTCATCGTCCACGCGCGCAAGGCGTGGCTGCAGGGCTTGAGCCCGAAGGAGAACCGGGACGTGCCCCCGCTTCGCTACGAGCTCGTGTACCGGCTGAAGCAGGAGCGGCCCGAGCTGGACATCAGCATCAACGGCGGCGTGAAGACGCTCGAGGCCACCGAGGAGCACCTGCGCCACGTGGACGGGGTGATGATCGGCCGCGCGGCGTACGAGAGCCCGTACCTCCTCGCGGAGGTGGACCGCCGCTTCTACGGCGACGAGACGCCCGTGCGCACGCGCCACGAGGTGGTGCAGGCGATGCTCCCCTACGTGGAGCAGCAGCGCAGCCGCGGCGCACCGCTGGGCGCGATGACGCGGCACATGCTCGGGCTCTTCGGGGGGCTCGCCGGAGCGCGCGCGTTCCGGCGGCATCTCAGTGAGAACGCGCACAAGAAGGGCGCGGGACCCGAGGTGCTGGAGGCCGCGCTCGCGCAGCTGCGGCCAGCGGTCGAGGCGGCCTGA
- a CDS encoding lipase maturation factor family protein, which produces MPPSTQLTRSLYLRALGLVFLCAFASLAVQVDGLIGSHGIAPAERLFAFAHAQLTFAQLPSVFWLGASDAALHAACWGGAALSVLLVAGVAPRPVLVALWALYLSLMGAGSVFLQFQWDALLVETAALSVLFAPWSWRLRHDRPQTENRAGLWLLRLLLFRLMFSSGLVKLLSGDPTWRSFRAMDFHYWTQPLPGPLSAFAHFQPRGVHTAEAVAMFLVELVVPFFIFAPRRLRLAAFVPLAGLQGMILTTGNYGFFNLLTLVLCLTLLDDAALQRFLPRGLLQPAAPPRPAPRWRRVSAGVLAALLAALGVGELVERVGVGPFVPERARGLGLVSSYGLFAVMTTTRSEILLEGSADGTAWRPYEFRYKPGRLDRTPPLLLGHMPRLDWMMWFAALGDCGSSRWLLELQAGLLGGDSAAASLFAANPFPTAPPRYLRTTAWQYRFSTPAERREGAPFWSREPAGPFCPELQLVDGHLEEVEP; this is translated from the coding sequence ATGCCCCCCTCCACCCAGCTCACCCGCTCGCTGTACCTCCGCGCGCTCGGACTCGTGTTCCTCTGTGCCTTCGCCTCGCTCGCGGTGCAGGTGGACGGGCTCATCGGCAGCCACGGCATCGCGCCCGCAGAGCGGCTCTTCGCCTTCGCGCATGCGCAGCTCACCTTCGCGCAGCTGCCCTCGGTGTTCTGGCTCGGCGCCTCGGATGCGGCGCTGCACGCGGCCTGCTGGGGTGGCGCGGCGCTCTCGGTGCTGCTCGTCGCGGGGGTGGCTCCGCGCCCCGTCCTCGTGGCGCTCTGGGCGCTCTACCTCTCGCTGATGGGCGCAGGCAGCGTCTTCCTGCAGTTCCAGTGGGACGCGCTGCTGGTGGAGACGGCCGCGCTCTCGGTGCTCTTCGCGCCGTGGAGCTGGCGACTCCGGCACGACCGGCCGCAGACGGAGAACCGCGCGGGGCTGTGGCTGCTGCGCCTGCTGCTGTTCCGGCTGATGTTCAGCTCGGGCCTGGTGAAGCTGCTGAGCGGAGACCCCACCTGGCGCTCCTTCCGCGCGATGGACTTCCACTACTGGACCCAGCCGCTGCCCGGGCCGCTCAGCGCCTTCGCCCACTTCCAGCCGCGCGGGGTGCACACCGCGGAGGCGGTGGCGATGTTCCTCGTCGAGCTGGTGGTGCCCTTCTTCATCTTCGCGCCGCGCCGGCTGCGCCTCGCCGCCTTCGTGCCGCTCGCGGGGCTGCAGGGGATGATCCTCACCACCGGCAACTACGGCTTCTTCAACCTGCTCACCCTGGTGCTCTGCCTCACCCTGCTCGACGACGCGGCCCTGCAGCGCTTCCTGCCCCGGGGCCTGCTGCAGCCGGCTGCACCGCCGCGGCCCGCGCCGCGCTGGCGCCGCGTGTCAGCCGGAGTGCTGGCCGCGCTGCTCGCGGCGCTCGGGGTGGGAGAGCTCGTCGAGCGCGTGGGCGTCGGGCCCTTCGTCCCCGAGCGCGCGCGGGGCCTCGGGCTGGTGAGCAGCTACGGCCTCTTCGCCGTGATGACCACCACGCGCTCGGAGATCCTCCTCGAGGGCAGCGCGGACGGCACGGCGTGGAGGCCCTACGAGTTCCGCTACAAGCCGGGGCGCCTCGATCGCACGCCACCCTTGCTGCTCGGGCACATGCCGCGGCTCGACTGGATGATGTGGTTCGCGGCACTGGGAGACTGCGGCTCCAGTCGCTGGCTGCTGGAGCTGCAGGCGGGGCTCTTGGGTGGAGACTCGGCCGCAGCGTCCCTCTTCGCCGCGAACCCCTTCCCCACCGCCCCGCCGCGCTACCTGCGCACCACGGCCTGGCAGTACCGCTTCAGCACGCCCGCGGAGCGCCGCGAGGGTGCGCCCTTCTGGTCGCGCGAGCCCGCGGGGCCCTTCTGCCCGGAGCTGCAGCTCGTGGACGGTCACCTGGAGGAAGTGGAGCCCTGA
- a CDS encoding BamA/TamA family outer membrane protein yields MNRRLLPLLLLSLPAFAQAPDAGTAAPPAAEAPAAPDAGTPPEAAAPACIEPADEELAEVLAPAELSVGGQTREVTRLELHGLERLPEADVRRLAYLPAQGPLSAEAARAGLLRLARTGLFRHIQPRLQVSEGGEAVLQVQLQEQPYVKRVHFTGMREVAPHELLRDMFPSPPDEDDDDGETTVHVRSSPRGGVQVTTRERCPAPVPPRALLARYENDDLRPGLAWGGIPRALERALATLRHEGYLLASLEAELRPDGLLEVTVDEGRIEDVEVRGVAPEMVPRVKDALGLKSGDVFLRSTSRSAAQRVEAQLPFLELRDVERKARPQVRFREEAAAGGTTRYRPVELTPEERERAPEEHEVELSLGALSDWWNDEVRRGHEEGITTEGRKVVVHLRPRRPEVDLGLLPVHTQVTGFAPGLSGSVTVWDPKDRAHLTLDAALFIPLRLGGQKVPGDPDQTSEQRRLNVLGGVKARVSRLHLAEVGVQAHDFIDTQDRWRLGDFDSWFYSALINRPDREYFRRTGFAVFATEQLGKGLYAGLEYRRDAQGSLVSMDPPLSLFDRDDGPFVNTPALEGRMASVVARLEYASDAPEVQRVGSLFRRPEVSLLKQDWPKEVALRSLLTLEVGVPGLGGDSQFEFWKLVSDNTLYLPVNDDQDGLRVRARGAGGHDLPAQKQEGLGGWNALRGYDFKELRGDTSLLFSAEYQWGFFGIFTDVGMVHAPAAGWSDAKLGLGASLHLGDEVEFSAAWRTDERAEAAPTVRLLWVRTF; encoded by the coding sequence ATGAACCGACGACTTCTCCCCCTGCTTCTGCTCTCCCTCCCCGCCTTCGCCCAGGCGCCCGACGCCGGCACCGCCGCCCCACCCGCGGCCGAGGCCCCGGCTGCCCCCGATGCCGGCACGCCGCCGGAGGCCGCCGCCCCGGCATGCATCGAGCCGGCCGACGAGGAGCTCGCCGAGGTGCTCGCCCCCGCCGAGCTGAGCGTGGGTGGCCAGACGCGCGAGGTGACGCGCCTGGAGCTGCACGGGCTCGAGCGCCTCCCGGAGGCCGACGTGCGCAGGCTCGCATACCTCCCCGCGCAGGGCCCGCTCTCGGCGGAGGCGGCGCGCGCGGGGCTGCTGCGGCTCGCGCGCACGGGGCTCTTCCGCCACATCCAGCCGCGGCTGCAGGTGAGCGAGGGCGGCGAGGCGGTGCTGCAGGTGCAGCTGCAGGAGCAGCCCTACGTGAAGCGCGTGCACTTCACGGGGATGCGCGAGGTGGCGCCGCACGAGCTCTTGCGCGACATGTTCCCCTCGCCTCCGGACGAGGACGATGACGACGGCGAGACGACGGTGCACGTGCGCAGCTCGCCGCGCGGCGGGGTGCAGGTGACCACGCGCGAGCGCTGCCCCGCGCCGGTGCCGCCGCGCGCACTGCTCGCACGCTACGAGAACGACGACCTGCGTCCCGGTCTCGCCTGGGGCGGAATTCCGCGCGCGCTCGAGCGGGCCCTGGCCACGCTGCGCCACGAGGGCTACCTGCTCGCCTCGCTCGAGGCGGAGCTGCGCCCGGACGGGCTGCTCGAGGTCACGGTGGACGAGGGTCGCATCGAAGACGTGGAAGTGCGGGGAGTCGCGCCCGAGATGGTGCCGCGGGTGAAGGACGCGCTGGGGCTGAAGTCCGGGGACGTGTTCCTGCGCAGCACCTCGCGCTCGGCGGCGCAGCGCGTGGAGGCGCAGCTGCCCTTCCTCGAGCTGCGCGACGTGGAGCGCAAGGCCCGCCCGCAGGTGCGCTTTCGCGAGGAGGCTGCGGCCGGAGGCACGACGCGCTACCGCCCGGTGGAGCTGACGCCCGAGGAGCGCGAGCGCGCGCCCGAGGAGCACGAGGTGGAGCTGAGCCTCGGGGCGCTCTCGGACTGGTGGAACGACGAGGTGCGCCGCGGCCACGAGGAGGGCATCACCACCGAGGGCCGCAAGGTGGTGGTGCACCTGCGCCCGCGCCGCCCCGAGGTGGACCTGGGGCTCCTGCCGGTGCACACGCAGGTGACGGGCTTCGCGCCGGGGCTCTCGGGCAGCGTGACGGTGTGGGACCCGAAGGACCGCGCGCACCTCACCCTGGATGCGGCGCTCTTCATCCCACTGCGGCTCGGCGGGCAGAAGGTGCCCGGAGACCCGGACCAGACCTCGGAACAGCGCCGGCTCAACGTGCTGGGGGGCGTGAAGGCGCGCGTGTCGCGGCTGCACCTGGCGGAGGTGGGCGTGCAGGCGCACGACTTCATCGACACGCAGGACCGCTGGCGCCTCGGGGACTTCGACTCCTGGTTCTACTCCGCGCTCATCAACCGCCCCGACCGCGAGTACTTCCGGCGCACGGGCTTCGCGGTCTTCGCGACGGAGCAGCTCGGCAAGGGGCTGTACGCGGGGCTCGAGTACCGGCGCGATGCGCAGGGCTCGCTCGTGTCCATGGACCCGCCGCTCTCGCTCTTCGACCGCGACGACGGCCCCTTCGTCAACACGCCGGCGCTCGAGGGGCGCATGGCCTCGGTGGTGGCGCGGCTCGAGTACGCGAGCGACGCGCCGGAGGTGCAGCGCGTGGGCTCGCTCTTCCGCCGGCCCGAAGTGTCCCTCCTGAAGCAGGACTGGCCGAAGGAGGTCGCCCTGCGCAGCCTGCTCACCCTCGAGGTGGGCGTGCCCGGGCTGGGCGGCGACTCGCAGTTCGAGTTCTGGAAGCTGGTGAGCGACAACACGCTGTACCTGCCGGTGAACGACGACCAGGACGGGCTGCGGGTGCGTGCGCGCGGCGCCGGGGGCCATGACCTGCCTGCGCAGAAGCAGGAGGGGCTCGGCGGGTGGAACGCGCTGCGCGGCTACGACTTCAAGGAGCTGCGCGGGGACACGTCGCTGCTCTTCAGCGCCGAGTACCAGTGGGGCTTCTTCGGCATCTTCACGGACGTGGGCATGGTGCACGCGCCCGCCGCTGGCTGGTCGGACGCGAAGCTGGGCCTGGGCGCGAGCCTCCACCTGGGCGACGAGGTGGAATTCTCGGCCGCGTGGCGCACGGACGAGCGCGCGGAGGCGGCGCCCACGGTGCGTCTGCTCTGGGTGAGGACGTTCTGA
- a CDS encoding sigma-54 dependent transcriptional regulator, protein MTSHAPRILLVDDDANVLRALRGLLADEGFSTLEAASAAEARVLLERESPALMLLDLRMPQETGLQLLERLGKPLPLPVVVLSGEASPAEAVEALRLGATDFVEKPPAPERLLTALRNALSLWELAQERERLQAALARPGHLVGESPAMEALRKLIAQVGPSTSPVLITGETGTGKERVARALHLASGRNGRFVAVNCAAIPTHLLESELFGHEKGAFSGATARHAGRFEQAHGGTLLLDEIGDMPLELQAKLLRVLETREVERLGGSRPVPVDVRVLAATHQGLPAAVAAGRFRQDLFFRLNVLPLHLPPLRERPEDLLPLARAFAAELAGPSVPLELAPGAEAALRAYAWPGNVRELRNFLERLNLLRAGGPLRLTPESVSSLQGPAAAPSPSLPAPLLDGRPYREQVEDFERALLRAALAQGGSIAAAARLLQVDRGNLHRRLKALGVEPGPER, encoded by the coding sequence ATGACCTCCCACGCGCCCCGCATCCTCCTCGTGGACGACGACGCGAACGTGCTGCGCGCGCTGCGCGGCCTGCTCGCGGACGAGGGCTTCAGCACCTTGGAGGCCGCGAGCGCCGCCGAGGCCCGCGTGCTGCTCGAGCGTGAGTCCCCTGCGCTGATGCTCCTGGACCTGCGCATGCCGCAGGAGACGGGGCTGCAGCTGCTCGAGCGCCTGGGCAAGCCGCTGCCCCTGCCCGTCGTGGTCCTCAGTGGCGAGGCCTCCCCGGCCGAAGCCGTGGAGGCCCTGCGCCTCGGGGCGACGGACTTCGTGGAGAAGCCGCCCGCGCCCGAGCGCCTGCTCACGGCGCTGCGCAACGCGCTCTCGCTGTGGGAGCTCGCCCAGGAGCGCGAGCGGCTGCAGGCGGCGCTTGCGCGGCCCGGGCACCTCGTGGGCGAGAGCCCGGCGATGGAGGCCCTGCGCAAGCTCATCGCGCAGGTGGGCCCGAGCACGTCCCCCGTGCTCATCACCGGCGAGACGGGCACGGGCAAGGAGCGCGTCGCGCGTGCACTGCACTTGGCCAGCGGGCGCAACGGCCGCTTCGTCGCGGTCAACTGCGCGGCCATCCCCACGCACCTGCTGGAGAGCGAGCTCTTCGGCCACGAGAAGGGGGCCTTCAGCGGCGCGACGGCGCGGCACGCGGGGCGCTTCGAGCAGGCGCACGGGGGCACGCTGCTGCTGGACGAGATCGGCGACATGCCGCTCGAGCTGCAGGCGAAGCTGCTGCGCGTCCTCGAGACCCGCGAGGTGGAGCGCCTCGGCGGCAGCCGCCCGGTGCCGGTGGACGTGCGCGTGCTCGCGGCGACGCACCAGGGGCTGCCCGCGGCGGTGGCGGCGGGGCGCTTCCGGCAGGACCTCTTCTTCCGCCTCAACGTGCTGCCCCTGCACCTGCCCCCGCTGCGCGAGCGCCCCGAGGACCTGCTTCCGCTCGCGCGCGCGTTCGCCGCAGAGCTCGCCGGCCCCTCCGTCCCGCTCGAGCTCGCCCCTGGCGCGGAGGCCGCCCTGCGCGCCTACGCATGGCCGGGCAACGTGCGCGAGCTGCGCAACTTCCTCGAGCGCCTCAACCTCCTGCGCGCGGGCGGCCCCCTGCGCCTCACCCCCGAGTCCGTCTCCTCGCTGCAGGGCCCTGCGGCCGCTCCGTCCCCTTCCCTCCCCGCGCCCCTCCTGGACGGCCGGCCCTACCGCGAGCAGGTGGAGGACTTCGAGCGCGCCCTGTTGCGCGCGGCCCTCGCGCAAGGGGGCAGCATCGCCGCCGCCGCGCGCCTGCTGCAGGTGGACCGGGGCAACCTCCACCGCCGCCTGAAGGCGCTCGGCGTGGAGCCCGGGCCGGAGCGCTGA
- a CDS encoding HAMP domain-containing sensor histidine kinase produces the protein MIAPPRAFRRRLLTVMLITGLVPLLVLGWVGQQALSDLLSISVAPVEGVLERVSADLAREGRSTQEIREARLHLAQAELARRALVARVPLWAGAVVLTAALALATAALVLGRALTRPVETLTRGMEAFSRGDLAHALPAPTKPRDELDFLLLQFNQMGEELRLQRERLTAAVQVAAWQDVARALAHELKNPLTAMRLSLARLARPEAPLPPAQAEALTLLQDEVELLLRMTQSFSTFARLPAPRFAPVSLRPLLEDVCRLYREQGPVAVELTPGPDAQLQADADGLRRLFGNLVKNAAEATPTGAAPVRVSFEPDGVRVRVKVEDAGPGVPGILEGAALTRGLFSTKPGGSGLGLPIAQKIAQEHGATLRLLPREGGGTVALVELPRLESPTP, from the coding sequence ATGATCGCCCCGCCCCGCGCCTTCCGACGCCGCCTCCTCACGGTGATGCTCATCACCGGGTTGGTGCCGCTGCTCGTGCTCGGCTGGGTGGGGCAGCAGGCGCTCTCGGATTTGCTCTCGATCTCGGTAGCGCCGGTGGAGGGCGTGCTGGAGCGCGTGTCCGCAGACCTCGCGAGGGAGGGGCGGTCGACGCAGGAGATACGCGAGGCACGCCTGCACCTCGCGCAGGCAGAGCTCGCGCGCCGGGCGCTGGTCGCACGGGTCCCGCTGTGGGCCGGGGCCGTGGTGCTCACCGCGGCGCTCGCGCTCGCAACCGCGGCGCTGGTGCTTGGCCGGGCGCTCACCCGTCCCGTTGAGACGCTGACGCGCGGCATGGAGGCGTTCTCCCGAGGAGACCTCGCGCACGCGCTCCCTGCGCCCACGAAGCCGCGCGACGAGCTGGACTTCCTGCTGCTGCAATTCAACCAGATGGGCGAGGAGCTGCGCCTGCAGCGCGAGCGCCTCACCGCCGCGGTGCAGGTCGCCGCCTGGCAGGACGTGGCGCGCGCGCTCGCCCACGAGCTGAAGAACCCCCTCACCGCGATGCGCCTCTCGCTCGCGCGCCTCGCCCGCCCCGAGGCCCCGCTGCCGCCCGCCCAGGCCGAGGCCCTGACCCTGCTGCAGGACGAGGTGGAGCTGCTCCTGCGCATGACCCAGAGTTTCAGCACCTTCGCGCGTCTTCCCGCCCCGCGCTTCGCACCCGTGTCGCTGCGTCCCCTCCTCGAGGACGTGTGCCGCCTCTACCGCGAGCAGGGCCCCGTCGCGGTGGAGCTCACTCCCGGCCCCGACGCCCAGCTGCAGGCGGACGCAGACGGTCTGCGCCGGCTCTTCGGCAACCTCGTGAAGAATGCCGCCGAGGCCACGCCCACAGGCGCTGCGCCCGTGCGCGTGAGCTTCGAGCCCGACGGCGTCCGCGTGCGCGTGAAGGTGGAGGACGCAGGGCCCGGCGTCCCCGGCATCCTCGAGGGCGCTGCCCTCACCCGCGGCCTCTTCAGCACGAAGCCCGGCGGCAGCGGCCTCGGGCTGCCCATCGCCCAGAAGATTGCGCAGGAGCACGGGGCCACGCTGCGGCTGCTGCCGCGCGAGGGGGGAGGTACGGTGGCCCTCGTCGAGCTGCCCCGGCTGGAGAGCCCCACCCCATGA
- a CDS encoding helix-turn-helix domain-containing GNAT family N-acetyltransferase, translated as MPAPSQVESVRRFTRFYTQRMGVLQRQLLGSAFSLSEGRVLYELAQRERTSAVELGRELGLDAGYLSRILRGFEQQGLLRKERSQEDARKSELTLTRKGQQAFAVINARSAHEVGEMLARLTPAQRERLVEAMRTVEELLQPAPLRRAPFILRPPQPGDLGWVVQRHGALYAQNYGWDERFEGLVAGIVGEFVAHHDPKRERCWIAEMDGAPVGSVFCVRKSDTVAKLRLLLVEPSARGHGVGARLVEECIRFARQVGYRKLTLWTNDVLVSARRIYEAAGFVLIHSEPQPNFGKPLVSQTWERKL; from the coding sequence ATGCCTGCCCCTTCCCAGGTCGAGTCCGTCCGCCGCTTCACCCGCTTCTACACGCAGCGGATGGGGGTGCTTCAGCGCCAGCTGCTGGGCAGCGCCTTCTCGCTCTCGGAGGGCCGGGTCCTCTACGAACTCGCGCAGCGCGAGCGCACCTCGGCGGTGGAGCTGGGGCGGGAGCTGGGGCTGGACGCGGGCTACTTGAGCCGCATCCTGCGCGGCTTCGAGCAGCAGGGGCTCCTGCGCAAGGAGCGCTCGCAAGAGGATGCGCGCAAGAGCGAGCTCACGCTCACGCGCAAGGGACAGCAGGCCTTCGCGGTCATCAACGCACGCTCGGCGCACGAGGTGGGCGAGATGCTCGCGCGCCTCACGCCCGCCCAGCGCGAGCGGCTCGTCGAGGCGATGCGCACGGTCGAGGAGTTGCTGCAACCCGCACCCTTGCGCCGCGCGCCCTTCATCCTGCGTCCCCCGCAGCCCGGGGACCTCGGCTGGGTGGTGCAGCGCCACGGCGCGCTCTACGCGCAGAACTACGGCTGGGACGAGCGCTTCGAGGGGCTGGTCGCCGGCATCGTGGGAGAGTTCGTCGCGCACCACGACCCCAAGCGCGAGCGCTGCTGGATTGCCGAGATGGACGGCGCTCCCGTGGGCTCGGTGTTCTGCGTGCGCAAGAGCGACACGGTGGCGAAGCTGCGCCTCTTGCTGGTGGAGCCCTCCGCGCGGGGCCACGGCGTGGGCGCGCGCCTGGTGGAGGAGTGCATCCGCTTCGCGCGCCAGGTGGGCTACCGCAAGCTGACCCTGTGGACGAACGACGTGCTCGTCTCTGCGCGCCGCATCTACGAGGCGGCGGGCTTCGTGCTCATCCACTCGGAGCCCCAGCCGAACTTCGGCAAGCCGCTGGTGAGCCAGACCTGGGAGCGCAAGCTGTAG